GCATGGCCTGAATATAAGTATGCTGAGGAATATGAGGCTCAGACTTGAGTATCTTACTCTGCTCATCGTTATCGCCGAATGAAAGTACCCGCATATGCTTATCGTCTAAAACAATGAGTGGACCGTACTCATCTTGGCTTTCGTAGAGGACTTGTTCGTCTTGCATTGATTTGTGATTTGGAGAGGGATTGGCCGAGCATTATACTAATTGCGAGACATGAAAGGAAAGCGCTCAAGCCGACACTTCCCCTATAAACATGAGATGAAGTGCCAGTTAACGCTGGTATCGAATGAACAAGAAGGTTTTAGGTGGAACTATCTTAAGAAACGATGAAAGAAATCGACTGCTTGACCATACATCTCCATGGCAAGTGCTGGATCATATCTATCTGCACCATCGCGCATGAAGGCGTGTTCGGCATTGACTTCCAGCCAGGTGAAACTTCTCTTCGTGGCTTCCAGTTTAGCGTAGATAAGCTTACGTCCTTCGCCGGATACATGGGGATCTTGCTTGCCCCACACCATAACCAGTTCACCTTGAATACCTTGGGTACGGCTCAGGGAGTCATTGCCAGGCTGGCAAGGAAGCGTGTTGGAGTGGATATCTGTTGCATAGAGACAGAATGCCGCCGAGACATCCGGGTTAAGTGCGGCGCGGTAGGCTAGATGCCCGCCGATACAGACCCCCATGCTGCCAACCTGACTGGTACAAAACTCCTGACTTCTGGCAAAACGAACCAGAGCTTCAACATCTGAGTCATGGGACTCTAGCGGCTTAGCAAACTTATCTTCATTACCTTTATCTTTACCTGCATCATCATAAGCTAGAACTGTACCGATAGGATTCAGCTCATGAAAAACCTCAGGCACTAGTACCACGAAGCCATGGCCAGCCAAGATAGTCGCGGCTCTGGCTATAGGGGCCGTTTGCTGAAAAATTTCTGAATAAAAAATAATAGTAGCAAACACCCCATCCTCTTTCGGGCGATAAAGATAAGTTCGCATCAAACCTGTACTGGTTGGAATATCATGAACTTCTTGTTTGACCATCATGGTGTTAGTTTCCTCTTGCTATCATTTGCTCAATTGACCAGCCAATAAACATGGCTGTCATGTGCCATTAATACTATTGAAGCTTAAAATGGTTATCTGGACTAAAAATAGTTATCCGGACTTAAAATAGTTCGTTGGGACAAGGTTCCCCATCGAGTAACTGACGCACATTGGTGAGACTGGTCAAGGCGATAGCTCCCAGAGCTTCGGCGGTTAGGAAAGCCTGATGCCCGGTGAAGATGACATTATGACAAGCCGATAATCTCCTGAAGATATCGTCCTGAATGATCTCATTGGATTTATCTTCAAAAAATAGCTCCTTCTCATTTTCATATACATCTAAGCCTAGAGCACCAATCTGCCCTTTCTTTAACGCTTCCATGGCATCGCAGGCATCGAGCAAGCCACCTCGACTGGTATTGATCACCATGACACCCGCTTTCATCTTATTGAAACTAGATTTACATAATAGGTGATGATTATCATCGGTGAGAGGACAATGCAGCGTTATGATGTCACAGACAGGATACATCTCATCGAGAGACACATAGTCTACACCTAGGTCTAGCACAGACTGATTTGGGTATGGGTCAT
This portion of the Shewanella violacea DSS12 genome encodes:
- a CDS encoding dienelactone hydrolase family protein, translated to MMVKQEVHDIPTSTGLMRTYLYRPKEDGVFATIIFYSEIFQQTAPIARAATILAGHGFVVLVPEVFHELNPIGTVLAYDDAGKDKGNEDKFAKPLESHDSDVEALVRFARSQEFCTSQVGSMGVCIGGHLAYRAALNPDVSAAFCLYATDIHSNTLPCQPGNDSLSRTQGIQGELVMVWGKQDPHVSGEGRKLIYAKLEATKRSFTWLEVNAEHAFMRDGADRYDPALAMEMYGQAVDFFHRFLR